The Anopheles coluzzii chromosome 2, AcolN3, whole genome shotgun sequence genome window below encodes:
- the LOC120950851 gene encoding aldehyde dehydrogenase family 3 member B1 isoform X6 has product MWRAGGSIVPDYINMSFSDIVQQLRTTFNSGKTRDVDFRLNQLKALLRCYEENTAEMANVLAADLRKHKQEAHLLEIEFILNDLRNTLYNLREWVKPEKPEKSLVNVMDGVYIYKDPYGVVLVIGAWNYPLQLTLVPVAAAIAAGNCVVIKPSEVAPASAKFIAETLPKYLSQDCYRVVTGGPKETSELLKEKFDYVFYTGSGRVGKIIHQACSENLTPCTLELGGKSPCYLDGTANIAIAARRILWGKFINAGQTCIAPDYILCSKQVQKQFLEEARKVLNEWYGANPKDSPDLCRIINQNHFQRLTSLLKGANVAIGGETDLQDRYISPTILIDVKSTDPVMQDEIFGPILPILNVDNAYDAIKFINSSAKPLCLYIFSKNVTDQRLMIENTSSGGVCVNDTLMHCAVEALPFGGVGPSGMGSYHGKYSFDTFVHKKSCLTKDFNPIGEKLAASRYPPYSESKLSFLSTLLKKRQGINLHFLPYLLMFGIGVASTLVVSTILKRRLQ; this is encoded by the exons ATGTGGCGTGCTGGAG GATCCATCGTACCAGATTATATCAACATGAGTTTTTCGGAC ATCGTTCAACAACTGCGAACTACATTCAACAGTGGCAAAACGCGAGATGTAGATTTCAG GTTGAATCAGCTGAAGGCCCTGCTACGATGCTACGAAGAGAACACAGCCGAGATGGCGAACGTGCTAGCCGCGGATCTCCGGAAGCACAAGCAGGAAGCCCATCTGCTCGAGATTGAGTTCATCCTGAACGATCTGCGGAACACGCTGTACAATTTGCGCGAATGGGTGAAGCCGGAAAAGCCGGAGAAGAGCCTGGTTAACGTGATGGATGGCGTCTACATCTACAAGGACCCGTACGGTGTGGTGCTGGTGATCGGCGCGTGGAACTATCCGCTGCAGCTTACGCTGGTGCCAGTGGCAGCCGCCATTGCCGCAGGAAACTGTGTCGTAATTAAACCGAGCGAGGTAGCTCCGGCCTCGGCCAAATTCATCGCCGAAACACTGCCAAAGTACTTGTCTCAG GACTGCTACCGGGTGGTAACTGGTGGACCGAAGGAAACGAGCGAGCTGCTGAAGGAAAAGTTCGACTACGTGTTCTATACCGGTTCCGGACGCGTCGGCAAAATCATCCACCAGGCGTGCAGTGAAAACCTGACGCCCTGCACACTGGAGCTCGGCGGCAAAAGCCCTTGCTACTTGGACGGTACGGCCAATATCGCTATCGCCGCGCGGCGCATCTTGTGGGGCAAGTTTATAAACGCCGGCCAAACATGTATCGCTCCCGACTACATACTGTGCAGCAAGCAGGTGCAGAAGCAGTTCCTTGAGGAGGCCCGTAAAGTGCTGAACGAGTGGTATGGCGCGAATCCGAAGGACAGTCCCGATCTGTGCCGCATTATCAACCAGAATCATTTCCA gcGACTTACGTCTCTGCTCAAGGGTGCCAACGTGGCCATCGGAGGTGAAACGGATCTGCAGGACCGTTACATCTCGCCAACAATTCTGATCGACGTAAAGTCAACTGATCCCGTAATGCAGGATGAAATTTTTGGCCCCATTCTGCCGATTCTGAATGTGGACAATGCGTATGATGCCATCAAGTTCATCAACTCCAG TGCCAAGCCTCTATGCTTGTACATCTTCTCCAAAAACGTAACGGATCAGCGTCTGATGATCGAAAACACCTCCAGCGGAGGAGTTTGCGTAAACGATACTCTCATGCACTGTGCAG TTGAAGCACTACCCTTCGGTGGTGTTGGCCCTAGCGGTATGGGTTCTTACCATGGCAAGTACTCCTTCGACACGTTCGTCCACAAGAAGTCCTGCTTGACGAAAGATTTCAACCCGATTGGCGAAAAACTGGCTGC CTCCCGGTATCCACCATACTCCGAAAGTAAGCTGTCCTTCCTGAGTACCTTGCTGAAGAAGCGTCAGGGCATCAACTTGCACTTTTTGCCATATCTGCTGATGTTCGGTATTGGCGTGGCTTCTACGCTTGTAGTAAGCACCATCCTGAAG AGACGTTTGCAATAA
- the LOC120950856 gene encoding nucleoside diphosphate kinase 6, which translates to MITLAIVKPHCLKNPIAYQTIQQMLIESGLKVVASKRINLSRDEAEKFYEEHRNKFFFRRLVSLMTSGPSEVVLLSGNDAIQQWRNLMGPTKVLKSVYSHPACIRSCFGLTDTRNATHGSDSEQSVMIERKFFFGDATQ; encoded by the exons ATGATAACTTTAGCAATCGTAAAACCCCACTGCCTCAAAAATCCTATCGCTTACCAAACAATACAGCAAATGCTGATAGAAAGCGGCTTAAAGGTAGTGGCAAGTAAGCGGATAAATCTCTCCCGTGATGAGGCGGAAAAGTTCTACGAGGAGCATAGGAATAAATTCTTCTTCCGACGTCTAGTATCACTTATGACCAG TGGACCGTCCGAAGTGGTATTACTGTCAGGGAATGATGCAATTCAGCAGTGGCGCAATCTGATGGGACCTACAAAGGTCCTCAAGTCGGTATATTCACACCCGGCATGCATTCGCAGTTGTTTCGGTTTAACAGACACACGAAACGCAACGCATGGATCAG ATTCGGAACAATCGGTGATGATTGAGAGAAAATTCTTTTTCGGTGACGCTACCCAATAA
- the LOC120950851 gene encoding aldehyde dehydrogenase family 3 member B1 isoform X7 produces the protein MSFSDIVQQLRTTFNSGKTRDVDFRLNQLKALLRCYEENTAEMANVLAADLRKHKQEAHLLEIEFILNDLRNTLYNLREWVKPEKPEKSLVNVMDGVYIYKDPYGVVLVIGAWNYPLQLTLVPVAAAIAAGNCVVIKPSEVAPASAKFIAETLPKYLSQDCYRVVTGGPKETSELLKEKFDYVFYTGSGRVGKIIHQACSENLTPCTLELGGKSPCYLDGTANIAIAARRILWGKFINAGQTCIAPDYILCSKQVQKQFLEEARKVLNEWYGANPKDSPDLCRIINQNHFQRLTSLLKGANVAIGGETDLQDRYISPTILIDVKSTDPVMQDEIFGPILPILNVDNAYDAIKFINSSAKPLCLYIFSKNVTDQRLMIENTSSGGVCVNDTLMHCAVEALPFGGVGPSGMGSYHGKYSFDTFVHKKSCLTKDFNPIGEKLAASRYPPYSESKLSFLSTLLKKRQGINLHFLPYLLMFGIGVASTLVVSTILKRRLQ, from the exons ATGAGTTTTTCGGAC ATCGTTCAACAACTGCGAACTACATTCAACAGTGGCAAAACGCGAGATGTAGATTTCAG GTTGAATCAGCTGAAGGCCCTGCTACGATGCTACGAAGAGAACACAGCCGAGATGGCGAACGTGCTAGCCGCGGATCTCCGGAAGCACAAGCAGGAAGCCCATCTGCTCGAGATTGAGTTCATCCTGAACGATCTGCGGAACACGCTGTACAATTTGCGCGAATGGGTGAAGCCGGAAAAGCCGGAGAAGAGCCTGGTTAACGTGATGGATGGCGTCTACATCTACAAGGACCCGTACGGTGTGGTGCTGGTGATCGGCGCGTGGAACTATCCGCTGCAGCTTACGCTGGTGCCAGTGGCAGCCGCCATTGCCGCAGGAAACTGTGTCGTAATTAAACCGAGCGAGGTAGCTCCGGCCTCGGCCAAATTCATCGCCGAAACACTGCCAAAGTACTTGTCTCAG GACTGCTACCGGGTGGTAACTGGTGGACCGAAGGAAACGAGCGAGCTGCTGAAGGAAAAGTTCGACTACGTGTTCTATACCGGTTCCGGACGCGTCGGCAAAATCATCCACCAGGCGTGCAGTGAAAACCTGACGCCCTGCACACTGGAGCTCGGCGGCAAAAGCCCTTGCTACTTGGACGGTACGGCCAATATCGCTATCGCCGCGCGGCGCATCTTGTGGGGCAAGTTTATAAACGCCGGCCAAACATGTATCGCTCCCGACTACATACTGTGCAGCAAGCAGGTGCAGAAGCAGTTCCTTGAGGAGGCCCGTAAAGTGCTGAACGAGTGGTATGGCGCGAATCCGAAGGACAGTCCCGATCTGTGCCGCATTATCAACCAGAATCATTTCCA gcGACTTACGTCTCTGCTCAAGGGTGCCAACGTGGCCATCGGAGGTGAAACGGATCTGCAGGACCGTTACATCTCGCCAACAATTCTGATCGACGTAAAGTCAACTGATCCCGTAATGCAGGATGAAATTTTTGGCCCCATTCTGCCGATTCTGAATGTGGACAATGCGTATGATGCCATCAAGTTCATCAACTCCAG TGCCAAGCCTCTATGCTTGTACATCTTCTCCAAAAACGTAACGGATCAGCGTCTGATGATCGAAAACACCTCCAGCGGAGGAGTTTGCGTAAACGATACTCTCATGCACTGTGCAG TTGAAGCACTACCCTTCGGTGGTGTTGGCCCTAGCGGTATGGGTTCTTACCATGGCAAGTACTCCTTCGACACGTTCGTCCACAAGAAGTCCTGCTTGACGAAAGATTTCAACCCGATTGGCGAAAAACTGGCTGC CTCCCGGTATCCACCATACTCCGAAAGTAAGCTGTCCTTCCTGAGTACCTTGCTGAAGAAGCGTCAGGGCATCAACTTGCACTTTTTGCCATATCTGCTGATGTTCGGTATTGGCGTGGCTTCTACGCTTGTAGTAAGCACCATCCTGAAG AGACGTTTGCAATAA